The DNA region ACAATCACACTCCCCGGGAACTTCGGTTttcccgcccccctcccatctctcGCGGGACCCAACCAAGATGCTGACAGCGTTTTATGTGTCTGTTTATAGATCAAGCTCCTGCTGATTGGAGACTCGGGCGTGGGCAAGTCCTGCTGCCTCCTCCGCTTTTCGGAGGACTCGTTCACACCCTCGTTCATCACGACGATCGGCATCGACTTCAAGATCAGGACGATCGAGCTGGACGGCAAGCGCGTGAAGCTTCAGATTTGGGATACGGCCGGTCAGGAGCGGTTCAGGACGATCACGACGGCGTATTATAGGGGCGCGATGGGTATTTTGTTGGTGTATGATGTGACGGATGAAAGGTCGTTCAACAGTAGGTtaccccctttcctcccttcTGTTTGATACGGTATGCTGATGACATGGGGTAGACATCCGCACTTGGTTCGCCAACGTCGAGCAACACGCCACCGAGGGCG from Podospora pseudopauciseta strain CBS 411.78 chromosome 6, whole genome shotgun sequence includes:
- the SEC4 gene encoding GTP-binding protein (EggNog:ENOG503NXRR; COG:U) — translated: MSSNRNYDFLIKLLLIGDSGVGKSCCLLRFSEDSFTPSFITTIGIDFKIRTIELDGKRVKLQIWDTAGQERFRTITTAYYRGAMGILLVYDVTDERSFNNIRTWFANVEQHATEGVNKILIGNKCDWEEKRVVSTERGQALADELGIPFLEVSAKTNENIEKAFYSLAADIKKRIIDTSKTEQGSAGASTGVNVGGQTSGDKGGGCC